In the genome of Paenibacillus sp. FSL R5-0766, one region contains:
- the yycH gene encoding two-component system activity regulator YycH — protein MKERIKSLVLAALVVASLVQSYFLIYRLPGGGDSIVTSETNYVKTENMGQERNIEELIFPDQMVIHLGEDKHTVFYPGNTFYQLIYSRLQGRAFDDFQRRSVQSVNWDQIRKENPGFELSFKEGIPVALLQRVMRLGTDSLFQGETINRISIYTSKNETKAHALFFSAKGDVVYEATQADLTVQDVQQHVDFGTNWTPYTLMDGGYYIPAEALETIEADVPTGQFTVEQMQRSLFFDPSMTRNIREKDGSEIYTDSKRSLQVKQEQRWISYTDPAAPPAGQIDPAKDALSAVDFVNQHGGWKGRSRMMLETADSKTRLEFQQYYGSYPIMDSMQFRFGTISMEMQQETVSSYERSLEYLNEGAETKKSVKLPGGDKLKALIKKVAGENRQVVDVYPAYRPSSIEDGLKLIPVWVIRFGNGEETTVS, from the coding sequence GTGAAGGAACGGATTAAATCCTTGGTGCTTGCTGCCCTTGTTGTAGCCAGTCTGGTTCAGAGTTATTTTCTGATCTACCGTTTGCCCGGAGGCGGAGATTCCATTGTGACGTCAGAGACGAACTATGTGAAGACGGAAAATATGGGTCAGGAACGTAATATTGAAGAATTGATCTTCCCCGATCAGATGGTTATTCATCTGGGTGAGGATAAACATACGGTGTTTTACCCTGGCAATACGTTCTATCAGTTGATCTATTCAAGGTTACAGGGGCGTGCGTTCGATGATTTTCAGCGCCGCAGTGTGCAATCGGTGAACTGGGATCAGATTCGCAAGGAGAACCCTGGGTTTGAGCTATCGTTCAAAGAAGGTATTCCCGTAGCATTGTTACAGCGGGTGATGAGGCTTGGGACGGATTCCTTGTTCCAAGGGGAGACCATTAACCGAATCTCGATCTATACGTCCAAAAATGAAACGAAGGCCCATGCGCTGTTCTTCAGCGCCAAGGGAGACGTGGTATACGAAGCAACGCAGGCAGACCTGACAGTGCAAGACGTGCAGCAGCATGTTGATTTTGGTACGAACTGGACGCCATATACCTTGATGGATGGCGGGTATTATATCCCGGCGGAAGCTCTGGAGACGATTGAGGCGGATGTGCCAACAGGTCAGTTCACTGTTGAGCAGATGCAGCGCAGTCTGTTTTTTGATCCAAGCATGACCCGGAACATCCGGGAAAAAGATGGATCGGAGATCTATACGGATAGTAAGCGTAGTCTGCAGGTAAAACAGGAACAGCGCTGGATCAGTTACACTGATCCGGCGGCACCGCCTGCGGGACAGATTGATCCCGCGAAGGATGCGCTGTCTGCGGTTGATTTTGTAAATCAGCATGGTGGCTGGAAAGGCCGTTCGCGCATGATGCTGGAGACCGCCGACAGCAAGACGCGGCTTGAATTCCAGCAGTATTACGGCAGCTATCCAATTATGGATTCCATGCAGTTCCGCTTTGGGACGATCAGCATGGAGATGCAGCAGGAGACGGTATCCAGTTATGAACGATCGCTGGAATACCTGAACGAAGGTGCAGAGACGAAGAAATCGGTCAAATTGCCTGGCGGAGACAAGCTGAAGGCTCTTATTAAAAAGGTCGCAGGTGAGAATCGCCAGGTTGTGGACGTGTACCCGGCTTATCGTCCTTCTTCGATTGAGGACGGACTAAAGCTGATTCCGGTATGGGTGATCCGATTCGGAAATGGTGAGGAAACTACCGTATCTTGA
- the walK gene encoding cell wall metabolism sensor histidine kinase WalK: MGRFARFSFFRTIQAKLIIIYVLLILIAMQLIGVYFVSAMKNSLTSNFTEDLQARAEMLSVLVGETMAGGEAEAGEDKTENLRVLVNNLFNINGAEIQVLDASGKVLTTSLSSHSDYVGRKNTQTVVSRALQGIRDNEEYIVDEDNVRKKVVAKPVLSGGKIIGAVYIAASMNELYSTMEGINKIFISGILIALVLTAVLGVILSHTITQPIKEVTRRATAVAEGNFDQQTPVFGTDEIGQLSRAFNYMTSRLRDALSLNEEEKEKLTSILTNMSDGVVATDEYGKVILVNRRASSILGMHPADIEGRHFAILLGIDPEDAEALASGFTGSTLLQIAPAGQEEPVVIRMTFTPVHRRERGITGTIAVLQDVTEQEELEASRREFVANVSHELRTPLTTIKSYAEALDDGALEDPQLAGRFVGVIQNETERMIRLVTDLLHLSRLDSKEALLRKQPTDILEMLEEVTDRFSFQMHQKDIQPVLSVENDIPAVPLDRDQIDQVLDNVVSNALKYTLEGGTITIAARRSDEHTLAISVSDTGMGIPQRDLDRIFERFYRVDKARSRSMGGTGLGLSIAREIVKAHDGSISLESEVDVGTTVTFTLPMREKGGEHREGTD, from the coding sequence ATGGGCCGATTCGCGCGATTCTCGTTCTTTCGAACGATTCAGGCGAAATTGATCATTATCTATGTACTGCTGATTCTGATTGCGATGCAATTGATCGGGGTTTATTTTGTGAGCGCGATGAAGAACTCACTAACGAGCAACTTTACGGAAGACTTGCAGGCGCGTGCGGAAATGCTGTCGGTTCTCGTGGGGGAGACGATGGCGGGTGGAGAAGCAGAGGCCGGCGAGGACAAAACGGAAAATCTGCGTGTGCTGGTGAACAACCTGTTCAACATTAACGGTGCCGAGATTCAGGTGCTGGATGCCAGCGGCAAGGTACTCACGACCTCGCTAAGTTCACATTCGGATTATGTGGGGCGAAAAAACACCCAGACCGTCGTCAGCCGTGCGCTGCAAGGCATTCGGGATAATGAGGAATATATCGTGGACGAGGATAATGTTCGCAAAAAGGTCGTCGCCAAGCCAGTACTGTCCGGCGGCAAGATCATTGGCGCGGTCTACATCGCGGCATCCATGAACGAGCTGTATTCCACGATGGAGGGAATCAACAAAATTTTTATCTCCGGAATTCTGATTGCCTTGGTGTTAACGGCGGTGCTTGGCGTGATCCTGTCCCATACGATAACGCAGCCGATTAAGGAAGTGACGCGGAGAGCGACAGCGGTCGCAGAAGGTAACTTCGATCAGCAGACACCTGTATTTGGCACGGATGAGATTGGTCAGCTCAGTCGGGCTTTTAACTATATGACCAGCAGGCTTCGGGATGCACTTTCATTGAATGAAGAGGAGAAGGAGAAGTTGACTTCCATTCTGACGAATATGAGTGATGGTGTGGTGGCTACGGATGAGTATGGTAAAGTCATTCTCGTAAACCGTCGTGCCAGCAGCATTCTGGGTATGCATCCTGCAGATATTGAAGGAAGACATTTTGCCATATTACTCGGCATTGATCCGGAGGATGCGGAAGCTCTCGCCAGTGGTTTTACAGGTTCAACGTTGCTACAGATTGCACCCGCAGGACAAGAAGAGCCCGTGGTCATTCGAATGACGTTCACACCGGTTCATCGGCGTGAACGGGGGATCACGGGAACGATTGCCGTACTTCAGGATGTTACCGAGCAGGAAGAGCTTGAGGCATCCCGGCGTGAATTCGTGGCCAATGTATCCCATGAACTGCGTACACCACTGACTACGATCAAGAGTTACGCGGAAGCACTGGATGACGGTGCACTGGAAGATCCGCAGCTTGCCGGTCGTTTCGTGGGTGTTATTCAGAACGAGACGGAGCGAATGATACGACTGGTTACGGATCTGCTGCATTTATCGCGGCTTGATTCCAAAGAGGCTTTGCTACGGAAACAGCCAACAGACATCCTGGAAATGCTGGAGGAAGTGACGGATCGATTCTCATTCCAGATGCATCAGAAGGATATTCAGCCTGTATTATCTGTGGAGAATGATATTCCAGCTGTTCCACTGGATCGGGACCAGATTGATCAGGTGCTGGATAATGTCGTGTCCAATGCGCTGAAATATACATTGGAAGGCGGCACCATTACGATTGCAGCTAGACGCAGTGATGAACATACACTTGCCATCTCGGTATCGGATACCGGAATGGGTATCCCACAGCGCGATTTGGATCGCATTTTTGAGCGGTTTTATCGGGTGGACAAGGCTCGTTCCCGCAGTATGGGAGGCACAGGGCTAGGACTGTCCATTGCCCGGGAAATTGTGAAGGCACATGATGGAAGCATCTCTCTGGAGTCTGAGGTAGATGTGGGAACGACAGTAACGTTCACACTGCCGATGCGTGAGAAAGGGGGTGAGCACCGTGAAGGAACGGATTAA
- the yycF gene encoding response regulator YycF, translating to MQGKILVVDDEQPIADILKFNLEKEGYEVICAFDGIRAVELALSEKPDLMLLDLMLPGKDGMDVCREVRAHLEMPIIMLTAKDGEIDKVLGLELGADDYVTKPFSTRELLARVKAQMRRRQKLAITAEAHEDEEKQVMRLFDLAFDMDMYTAYKGGEPLDLTHREYELLYYMAKHSGKVMTREHLLQAVWGYEYFGDVRTVDVTIRRLREKIEENPSKPETILTRRGLGYLVRSAKSVGI from the coding sequence ATGCAGGGGAAGATTTTGGTGGTGGACGATGAACAGCCCATCGCGGACATTCTGAAGTTTAATTTGGAAAAAGAGGGGTACGAGGTCATCTGTGCATTTGATGGCATTCGTGCGGTTGAACTGGCGTTATCCGAGAAACCGGATCTGATGCTGCTGGATCTGATGCTCCCGGGCAAGGACGGTATGGATGTCTGTCGTGAGGTGCGCGCTCATCTGGAGATGCCAATCATCATGCTTACCGCCAAAGATGGCGAGATCGACAAGGTGCTCGGACTGGAATTGGGTGCGGATGATTACGTGACGAAGCCGTTTAGCACACGTGAGTTGCTTGCACGGGTGAAGGCACAGATGCGCAGACGGCAAAAACTTGCGATTACGGCAGAAGCGCATGAAGACGAAGAGAAGCAGGTCATGCGGCTGTTTGATCTGGCTTTTGATATGGACATGTATACGGCTTACAAAGGCGGGGAACCACTCGATCTGACCCACCGTGAATACGAACTTCTCTATTATATGGCGAAGCATTCCGGCAAGGTTATGACACGGGAACATCTGCTGCAAGCGGTATGGGGATATGAATATTTCGGCGATGTACGCACCGTGGATGTTACGATTCGTCGTCTGCGTGAGAAGATTGAGGAGAATCCAAGCAAACCGGAAACGATTCTGACACGCCGCGGGCTCGGTTATCTCGTGCGCAGTGCCAAAAGCGTGGGGATATAA
- a CDS encoding peptidoglycan DD-metalloendopeptidase family protein gives MKGFRGIRQPGKDRVHEQSGEHRTAEDKNNMSMSTFSVNKKRVLASRKWIITAACGVFIAASLGFAGKQYVTANTVPYYKVMVKGSEIGTIADEAQLQQLFTDKTEEYQHKYPDAEMVLNTDGITTETVRAYKPEVNSDETLDKLGDMLTAYAKGVELKVDGEVIGIVKDQATADAILEQVQSKYISASAVRSSLKTKSVSANSSKKEEGPSTTLKSVGIKEDVATDVVKADPNKIWDVSEAVKALTVGKDAPVTYVVREGDTISSIAAKYEITQSEIRQHNPGIKETSLQIGDELTLTVPKPAVTVKSVEQVVEQIEIKPQVEVRKSADLKAGTTKVVRPGQSGLKSMQYRITKENGEVVQEEWLGQEVIKVAVTEVVLSGTKVVGEGSGEFAWPVSNATMSSSFGQRWGRQHKGVDLVGNRDVKASDEGVITFAGQKSGYGNVIIINHRNGYETLYGHLNSIGVKVGQVVEKGESIGVMGNTGRSTGTHLHFEIIKNGTVENPLTYLN, from the coding sequence ATGAAAGGTTTCAGAGGCATACGCCAACCGGGCAAAGACCGGGTACACGAACAATCCGGGGAACACCGGACGGCCGAAGACAAAAACAACATGAGCATGTCCACCTTCAGTGTGAATAAGAAGCGCGTTCTGGCCTCGCGCAAATGGATCATTACAGCAGCATGTGGTGTATTCATCGCAGCATCGCTCGGGTTCGCAGGCAAACAATATGTTACTGCAAACACCGTACCGTACTATAAAGTAATGGTTAAAGGTAGCGAGATTGGTACCATTGCAGATGAGGCACAATTACAACAACTATTTACAGACAAAACTGAGGAATATCAACATAAATATCCGGATGCAGAGATGGTGCTGAACACGGATGGCATCACAACCGAAACGGTAAGAGCGTACAAACCTGAAGTGAACAGTGACGAGACGCTAGACAAACTGGGTGACATGCTGACAGCCTACGCCAAAGGTGTGGAGCTCAAGGTAGATGGTGAAGTCATCGGCATTGTGAAGGATCAGGCAACAGCGGATGCAATCCTGGAACAAGTGCAGAGCAAATACATATCGGCATCGGCTGTGCGAAGTTCGCTTAAGACGAAGTCGGTATCGGCTAACTCCTCGAAGAAAGAGGAGGGACCAAGCACAACCCTGAAGTCGGTAGGCATCAAGGAAGATGTAGCGACAGATGTGGTGAAGGCTGATCCAAATAAAATATGGGATGTGTCCGAGGCGGTTAAAGCTTTAACCGTTGGTAAAGACGCGCCTGTAACTTATGTGGTTCGTGAAGGAGATACGATCTCTTCGATCGCTGCCAAGTATGAAATTACACAAAGCGAGATTCGCCAGCATAATCCGGGCATCAAGGAAACATCGCTTCAAATTGGAGACGAACTGACCCTGACCGTGCCTAAACCAGCAGTAACCGTTAAGTCGGTTGAGCAGGTTGTTGAACAGATTGAGATCAAACCGCAAGTGGAAGTGCGCAAAAGTGCCGATTTGAAAGCTGGTACAACTAAAGTCGTGCGTCCAGGACAAAGCGGGTTAAAAAGCATGCAGTACCGTATAACCAAAGAAAATGGTGAAGTGGTTCAGGAAGAGTGGCTTGGCCAGGAAGTGATCAAAGTCGCCGTAACCGAAGTAGTTCTTAGTGGAACAAAAGTTGTTGGTGAAGGCTCAGGTGAATTTGCTTGGCCGGTATCAAATGCAACGATGAGCAGCAGCTTCGGACAACGCTGGGGTCGCCAGCACAAAGGTGTCGATCTGGTAGGTAACCGCGATGTGAAAGCGTCTGATGAGGGTGTAATTACTTTTGCAGGACAGAAAAGCGGTTATGGTAATGTCATCATTATTAACCACCGTAACGGATACGAAACACTGTATGGACATTTGAACAGCATTGGCGTTAAGGTTGGACAAGTGGTTGAAAAAGGCGAGAGTATCGGCGTTATGGGCAACACGGGTCGTTCGACTGGAACACATCTGCATTTTGAAATTATTAAGAATGGAACGGTAGAAAATCCGTTAACGTATCTGAACTAA
- a CDS encoding class I SAM-dependent methyltransferase: protein MNLYHSNSEPSVKEFAEAAKERYEQGLQEAEQPFSGWDFSYVTGSGRLQSGILPWSYGTMARRLLNQTERMLDMGTGGGEMLSRLRPLPPYTCATEGYLPNIPIAEARLQPLGVKVFPVIDDSHLPFSEGEFDLILNRHESYDEQEVRRILSAGGLFLTQQVGWSDCREINDRLGIPMPADYAEWELDRAVLQLEQCGFRILEQREATPAQRFYDIGALVYYLKTIPWQVPDFKVEHFRERLMDIHMEMEQNGFWEVQQKRFVILAAKE, encoded by the coding sequence ATGAACTTATATCATTCTAATTCAGAACCATCAGTAAAAGAGTTTGCCGAGGCGGCGAAAGAGCGATACGAGCAAGGGCTGCAAGAGGCGGAGCAGCCGTTTAGTGGCTGGGATTTTAGCTATGTAACAGGGAGTGGGCGACTCCAGAGCGGAATATTGCCTTGGTCATATGGAACGATGGCGCGCCGATTATTGAATCAGACAGAACGAATGCTCGACATGGGGACTGGTGGAGGAGAAATGCTGTCCAGACTTCGCCCCCTTCCTCCATATACATGTGCGACCGAAGGTTATCTCCCCAATATACCGATTGCAGAGGCACGTTTACAGCCGCTCGGTGTGAAGGTGTTTCCGGTGATTGATGATTCGCATCTCCCTTTCTCAGAAGGGGAATTTGATCTGATTCTTAATCGGCATGAGTCGTATGATGAGCAGGAAGTTAGGCGGATTCTATCCGCAGGAGGACTGTTTCTGACTCAACAGGTAGGTTGGTCAGATTGCAGGGAGATCAATGATCGGCTCGGCATTCCTATGCCAGCCGATTACGCTGAATGGGAACTGGATCGTGCTGTTCTTCAGCTGGAACAGTGTGGATTCCGTATTCTGGAGCAACGGGAAGCAACTCCCGCGCAGCGTTTCTATGATATAGGCGCACTGGTATATTATCTAAAGACCATCCCGTGGCAAGTACCTGATTTCAAAGTTGAACATTTCCGTGAGCGGTTAATGGATATTCATATGGAGATGGAGCAAAATGGATTCTGGGAAGTACAGCAGAAGCGATTTGTAATTCTTGCAGCCAAAGAATAG
- a CDS encoding adenylosuccinate synthase has protein sequence MSTVVVVGTQWGDEGKGKITDYLAESADVVARYQGGNNAGHTILIDNKKYKLTMIPSGIFYTDKACVIGNGMVINPKALIEEINYIHDNDFTTKNLSISERAHIILPYHMVLDALEEESKGPNKIGTTGKGIGPCYMDKSARIGIRMVDLLDAEDFELKLRHLVKEKNRVIEQVYGGQPVDVEEILQDYLGYAEILRPYVRDTSVVLNEYIDEDKKVLFEGAQGVMLDLDQGTYPFVTSSNPSAGGVCIGSGVGPARIQQVIGVAKAYTTRVGDGPFPTELHDAIGDQIRETGHEYGTVTGRPRRVGWFDSVVVRHARRVSGITGLSLNSLDVMTGLETVKICTGYKFRGEVITHYPASLKMLAECEAVYEEMPGWSEDITGAKKLEDLPVNTQNYVKRVSELTGIPIAIFSVGRNREQTNQVLPIYE, from the coding sequence ATGTCAACGGTAGTTGTAGTGGGAACGCAATGGGGAGACGAAGGAAAAGGTAAAATTACGGATTATTTGGCGGAGAGCGCTGATGTGGTAGCTCGTTATCAAGGTGGTAACAATGCGGGTCATACAATTCTGATTGATAACAAAAAATATAAACTGACGATGATTCCATCAGGGATTTTCTACACGGATAAAGCGTGTGTGATTGGTAACGGAATGGTTATCAACCCGAAGGCACTCATCGAAGAAATTAACTATATTCATGACAATGATTTCACAACGAAAAACCTGTCCATCAGTGAGCGCGCACATATCATCCTGCCATATCACATGGTACTGGATGCACTGGAAGAAGAGAGCAAAGGTCCGAACAAAATTGGTACGACTGGCAAAGGAATTGGCCCATGTTATATGGACAAATCAGCCCGTATTGGTATTCGGATGGTTGACCTGCTGGATGCTGAAGACTTCGAACTGAAACTGCGTCATCTGGTCAAAGAAAAAAACCGTGTCATCGAGCAAGTCTATGGCGGCCAGCCTGTTGATGTGGAAGAGATTCTGCAAGATTACCTCGGATATGCCGAAATTCTGCGTCCTTACGTACGTGATACATCGGTTGTTCTGAACGAATATATTGATGAGGACAAAAAAGTATTGTTTGAAGGTGCACAAGGCGTTATGTTGGACCTTGATCAAGGAACTTATCCATTTGTTACATCATCCAATCCGTCCGCAGGTGGCGTATGTATCGGTTCTGGCGTAGGCCCGGCTCGTATTCAACAAGTCATTGGGGTAGCGAAAGCTTACACAACGCGTGTAGGAGATGGCCCATTCCCTACGGAATTGCATGATGCAATCGGCGACCAAATCCGTGAGACTGGACATGAGTACGGTACGGTAACTGGACGTCCACGTCGTGTAGGTTGGTTCGATAGTGTTGTTGTTCGCCACGCGCGTCGTGTCAGTGGAATTACAGGTCTGTCCCTGAACTCTCTGGACGTAATGACAGGTCTGGAAACCGTAAAAATCTGCACAGGATACAAATTCAGAGGCGAGGTCATCACACACTATCCGGCAAGCCTCAAAATGCTGGCAGAATGTGAAGCGGTATACGAAGAGATGCCAGGCTGGAGCGAAGATATTACTGGAGCGAAGAAACTTGAAGACCTGCCAGTGAACACACAGAATTATGTAAAACGTGTTTCCGAACTGACAGGCATTCCAATTGCCATCTTCTCCGTTGGACGTAACCGTGAGCAAACGAATCAAGTTCTTCCAATCTACGAGTAA
- the dnaB gene encoding replicative DNA helicase: MSGEMLFDRIPPQNLEAEQAVLGAILLQGEALITAMERVQTEDFYDKPHQLIFEAMIQLGEGNQPIDLVTLTSLLKDKGELEDIGGVSYLAKLAHGVPTAANVDYYAQIIEEKSMLRRLIRTATQIVSEGYTGGEDVAAMLGEAERRILEISNRRSSSGFIAIQDVLMEVFDRVETLHQNKGTTTGIPSGFIDLDKMTAGFQRSDLIIVAARPSVGKTAFALNIAQNVAIRAQETVAIFSLEMSAAQLVQRMICAEANLDASVMRMGDFKGDEDWQKLTMGIAALSEANIFIDDTPGITVADIRAKCRRLKKEKGLGMILIDYLQLISGRGKAGENRQQEVSEISRTLKQIGRELEVPVIALSQLSRGVEQRQDKRPMMSDLRESGSIEQDADIVAFLYRDDYYNQETEKKNIIEIIIAKQRNGPVGTVELVFLKNFNKFVNYERAHNDAFAM, encoded by the coding sequence ATGAGCGGAGAAATGTTATTCGACCGGATTCCCCCGCAGAACCTGGAAGCCGAACAGGCCGTGCTGGGTGCAATCCTGTTGCAGGGCGAGGCCCTGATTACAGCGATGGAACGGGTGCAAACCGAGGATTTCTATGATAAGCCCCATCAATTAATTTTTGAAGCGATGATCCAGCTTGGTGAGGGAAATCAACCGATTGACCTCGTGACACTGACTTCGCTTCTGAAGGATAAAGGTGAGTTGGAGGACATCGGTGGCGTTAGTTATCTGGCGAAGCTAGCCCATGGTGTACCTACAGCCGCGAACGTAGACTACTACGCTCAGATTATCGAAGAGAAATCGATGCTGCGTCGCCTGATTCGTACGGCAACACAGATCGTGAGCGAAGGATATACAGGCGGCGAAGATGTTGCAGCGATGCTCGGAGAAGCTGAACGTCGCATTCTGGAGATCTCCAACCGTCGCTCCAGTAGTGGTTTTATAGCCATTCAGGACGTACTGATGGAAGTATTCGATCGTGTGGAAACACTTCATCAGAATAAGGGTACAACGACAGGTATTCCGTCCGGGTTTATCGATCTGGACAAGATGACTGCCGGATTCCAGCGCAGTGACTTGATCATTGTAGCGGCCCGTCCTTCCGTAGGTAAGACGGCCTTCGCCCTGAATATCGCTCAGAACGTTGCCATTCGGGCACAGGAGACGGTAGCTATCTTCAGTCTGGAGATGTCAGCTGCCCAGCTGGTACAACGTATGATCTGTGCGGAAGCCAACCTGGATGCCAGCGTAATGCGTATGGGTGACTTCAAAGGTGATGAGGACTGGCAGAAGCTGACGATGGGTATTGCCGCTTTGTCAGAAGCCAACATCTTCATAGATGATACGCCAGGGATTACCGTAGCGGATATTCGTGCCAAATGCCGTCGCTTGAAGAAAGAGAAAGGCCTTGGCATGATCCTGATCGACTATCTTCAACTGATTAGTGGACGTGGTAAAGCAGGGGAGAACCGTCAACAAGAGGTATCCGAGATTTCACGTACACTGAAACAGATTGGCCGGGAACTGGAAGTTCCGGTTATTGCCTTGTCCCAGCTGAGCCGGGGTGTAGAGCAACGTCAGGACAAACGTCCGATGATGAGTGACTTGCGGGAATCGGGTTCGATCGAGCAAGATGCCGACATCGTAGCGTTCCTGTACCGGGATGACTACTATAACCAGGAGACCGAGAAGAAAAATATTATCGAGATCATTATCGCTAAACAGCGTAACGGTCCGGTAGGTACGGTAGAACTGGTCTTCCTGAAAAACTTTAATAAATTCGTCAATTACGAGAGGGCGCACAATGACGCCTTCGCGATGTAA
- the rplI gene encoding 50S ribosomal protein L9, with the protein MKVIFIKDMKGQGKKGQVKEVSEGYAQNFLLPRGIARLATDGNMKTLDNQKAAEERLKQEEKAEAEALAKKLEAEVTELKAKSGEGGRLFGAITSKQIAEALSKKGLKVDKRKIELDEPIRTLGVTQVTVKVHPEVKATLKVQVTEE; encoded by the coding sequence ATGAAAGTCATTTTTATAAAAGATATGAAGGGTCAAGGCAAGAAAGGGCAAGTGAAAGAAGTATCTGAGGGTTACGCACAGAACTTCCTATTGCCACGGGGAATCGCACGTCTGGCAACAGACGGCAACATGAAGACACTGGACAACCAGAAGGCGGCTGAAGAAAGACTCAAACAGGAAGAGAAAGCGGAAGCGGAAGCACTTGCGAAAAAGCTGGAAGCAGAAGTGACTGAACTGAAAGCCAAGTCCGGCGAAGGTGGTCGTCTGTTTGGCGCCATTACGAGCAAACAGATCGCAGAAGCTTTGTCTAAAAAGGGTCTGAAAGTAGACAAACGCAAAATTGAGCTGGACGAGCCTATTCGTACACTCGGCGTAACACAAGTAACTGTCAAGGTTCACCCTGAAGTGAAGGCAACCTTGAAGGTACAGGTAACGGAAGAGTAA